Within Winogradskyella helgolandensis, the genomic segment TTGTCAAAAAACAGACGTTATACAAATAGTTAAAATAATTTCAATTTTTAGAATATGATAGCATTAAGTACTATTCAAGATGAAGTAAGCGTTTTAGCTGATGAAGAATCAGTAGAAAAAACTTTATCCATAATAGAATTAATTACAAGTGGAGGAACATCAGGGATGGTGATTATCCTCATATTGTTCTTACTTTTAATTGTAGCCACCTTTATTTATTTCGAGCGTATTTTCGCCATTAAAGCAGCATCTAAAGTCGATTCAAACTTCATGAATCAAATTAAAGATCATGTCAGTAATGGTAAAATTGATTCTGCTCAAATGTTATGTGCTCAGCAAAACTCACCAGTTTCGAGATTAATTGCAAAAGGAATTACTAGAATAGGAAAACCTTTGGAAGATATTAATACAGCTATTGAGAATGCAGGACGATTGGAAGTCTATAATTTGGAAAAGAATGTTAGTGTTCTAGCAACTATCTCTGGAGTTGCACCAATGATTGGTTTCTTAGGAACAGTAGTTGGTATGATTATTTCAATTTTCGAATTGGCAAATGCAGGTGGAACTATTCAAATGGATGTTTTAGCAAGTGGATTATATACGGCTATGACAACCACCGTGGCAGGATTAATAGTAGGTATTATTGCTTATGTAACTTATAACCATATCGTGGTTAAAACCAATAAAGTTGTTTACCAAATGGAAGCGAACTCTGTTGAGTTTTTAGATCACTTAAACGAACCTATCTAATATGGACATTAGAGGAAGAAATAAAGTAACTCCAGAATTCAATATGGCGTCTATGACGGATATT encodes:
- a CDS encoding MotA/TolQ/ExbB proton channel family protein; its protein translation is MIALSTIQDEVSVLADEESVEKTLSIIELITSGGTSGMVIILILFLLLIVATFIYFERIFAIKAASKVDSNFMNQIKDHVSNGKIDSAQMLCAQQNSPVSRLIAKGITRIGKPLEDINTAIENAGRLEVYNLEKNVSVLATISGVAPMIGFLGTVVGMIISIFELANAGGTIQMDVLASGLYTAMTTTVAGLIVGIIAYVTYNHIVVKTNKVVYQMEANSVEFLDHLNEPI